In Gopherus flavomarginatus isolate rGopFla2 chromosome 5, rGopFla2.mat.asm, whole genome shotgun sequence, one DNA window encodes the following:
- the TMEM167B gene encoding protein kish-B encodes MTNAYSLDGVLVFGLLFVCTCAYFRKVPRLKAWLLSEKRGVWGVFYKAAVIGTRLHAAVAISCIVMAFYVLFIK; translated from the exons ATGACCAATG CCTACTCGCTGGACGGGGTGCTGGTGTTCGGCCTGCTTTTCGTCTGCACCTGCGCCTACTTCCGGAAGGTGCCGCGGCTCAAGGCCTGGCTGCTGTCCGAGAAGCGCGGGGTTTGGGGCGTGTTCTACAAAG CTGCAGTGATTGGCACCAGACTTCATGCAGCGGTGGCTATATCCTGCATTGTGATGGCTTTTTATGTTCTGTTCATAAAATGA